GTGGGACGACCGTTCCACATGATGGAACTCCAGTGGGCAGGACCCGATGAGCCCAGCACCGGCCACGACCCGGGCTCCCGCCGCGAGCGGGACCCAGGCGGTCGACCGCGCCGCGCTCCTGGTCGCCACGGTCGTGCACGCCGACGAGCCGCTCAGCTTCGGCGAGCTCCAGGACGAGTGCGGGCTGCCGAAGTCGACCACCTCGCGGATGCTGACCGCGCTCGAACGGTCCGGCCTGCTCGAGCGCGACGAGGGCGGCTCCTACGTCGCCGGCCGCCTGTTCTGGCTCTACGCGATCCGGCACGACCGCTGGCAGGAGCTGGTCCGGCTGGCCCGCCCGACGATGACCACGATCGGCCAGGAGACCGGCGAGACGGTGCACCTGAGCATCCGCCGGGGCGCCCGCGTCGTGCAGGTCGCCCAGGTCGACGCCCGCTACCTGCTCGGCAGCCGTGACTGGACCCAGGTCGAGGTGCCGCCGCACTGCTCGGCCCTCGGCAAGGTCTTCTACGCGTGGGGCGGACTGGCCGTGGCCATGCCCCTCGAACGTCGTACCGACGCCACCGTGACCGACCCCGAGGCCCTGCGCCGCGACGTACGCCGCTGCGTACGCCGGGGCTGGGCCACCACGGTCGACGAGCTCGAGCTCGGGCTGAGCGGCATCGCGGTGCCGGTGCACGGCTCTCGCGAGCTGGTCGCGGCGCTCGGCATCTCGGGGCCCACGCCCCGGCTCCAGGGTCGCCACGACGAGCTCGGCCACGCCCTCTCGGAGCACGCCCACGACCTCTCCCGGCTCCTGCGCGGACGCGCCCGGGCCGAGGGCGTGGCATGACCATCCACCCCACCCAGGGTCAGCCCGACCCGCGAACCACGGAGGCCTTCTCATGAGCACACCCGAGGAGATCCTGAAGGGTCTCTACGACGAGACCCTGGTCGGCAACGCCCCGCGCGTGCTCGAGCTGACCAACGAGGGGCTCGCGCTCGACATGGAGCCGCAGACCATGCTGTTCGAGGCCCTGATCCCCTCGCTGGAGGAGGTCGGCTCACGGTTCGAGCGCGGTGACTTCTTCGTCCCCGAGATGCTGATCGCGGGCCGCGCGATGGCCGGCGCCATGGAGGTGCTCCGACCGCTGCTGGCCGAGACCGGCGTGCAGACCATCGGCAAGTTCCTGATGGGCACGGTCAAGGGCGACGTCCACGACATCGGCAAGAACCTCGTCAACATCATGCTCGAAGGCGCGGGCTTCGAGGTGATCGACCTGGGCGTGCAGGTGGCTCCGGAGAAGTTCATCGCGGCCATCGAGGAGCACGAGCCCGACATCGTCGGCTTCTCGGCGTTCCTCACCACGACCATGCCGATGTTCAAGGCCAACATGAACGCCCTGCAGAAGGCCGGCCTGCGCGACACGGTGATCGTGATGGTCGGCGGCGCACCGGTGACCCAGGAGTACGCCGACGCGGTGGGGGCCGACGGCTACGCGGCCGACGCCTCGGCGACGGTCAAGAAGGCGAAGGCGCTGCTCCACGAGAAGCGCGCCAAGGTGCCGGCCTGATGCCCGCGACTCCGCTCGAGACGGTCCTGCGTGGCACCGGCTCCGAGGTCGTGATCGGCCACGACCGGCGCTTCTGCCTGATCGGCGAACGCATCAACCCGACCGGCCGCCGGATC
This genomic window from Nocardioides cynanchi contains:
- a CDS encoding IclR family transcriptional regulator, producing the protein MSPAPATTRAPAASGTQAVDRAALLVATVVHADEPLSFGELQDECGLPKSTTSRMLTALERSGLLERDEGGSYVAGRLFWLYAIRHDRWQELVRLARPTMTTIGQETGETVHLSIRRGARVVQVAQVDARYLLGSRDWTQVEVPPHCSALGKVFYAWGGLAVAMPLERRTDATVTDPEALRRDVRRCVRRGWATTVDELELGLSGIAVPVHGSRELVAALGISGPTPRLQGRHDELGHALSEHAHDLSRLLRGRARAEGVA
- a CDS encoding corrinoid protein; translation: MSTPEEILKGLYDETLVGNAPRVLELTNEGLALDMEPQTMLFEALIPSLEEVGSRFERGDFFVPEMLIAGRAMAGAMEVLRPLLAETGVQTIGKFLMGTVKGDVHDIGKNLVNIMLEGAGFEVIDLGVQVAPEKFIAAIEEHEPDIVGFSAFLTTTMPMFKANMNALQKAGLRDTVIVMVGGAPVTQEYADAVGADGYAADASATVKKAKALLHEKRAKVPA